The DNA window aatatatatttcaaagtttaatccacatagtaaattgttagttttttaaacataagaaagaaattgataaaattaactagttttattaattttaactgcttatatataagtatttgaatttttaatagttaatgaatattaatttgaaaatacaataaattttgaatataaataagtcttttgatcttttcaatatttagtGGATACCTATTTGAGATTTCACTCAACCTTGGAGGAgctaagtcttttggcctttttataaaACTCAtggttttaattattttaattaatacttttttaaataattaatatctcgAGAAgaatcttgggtgggaactagTCTGATGGCCTTACTAAAAGTATATAGTATGACACCGCACTAAAAGAATGTGGcactaaaaaatattatgatctCATTAATCTTCaaagaaagtaaataattaagataataattaaaaattaaaatatcaaaagtaAATCTTTTAGAAAAAAAGTGGAAGACGGCTGGTTTAACCTTAATAATATTCCAAATCTGATGAATCTTCACTATAATGAGATCTTTGAGGTAGAAGTACGTTTGCCTCACCCTTACTGATCAAGTACCCCTCCTACAATcaaccaaaattaacaaaattaaaataaataaataaatttaaaatcaacaaattcaaaGTCAAGAAGAATATTTCTGATTCTAGAACGCATTCCAAAGGGGTTGACCaagtttttgttaatattttgtgtGATTGGATGTATTTGCTTTTTTGAGACAAATAGAGTCACACATTTGCTTGTAAAATAactataagtaatattatatatatttattttagatacacacTTATGTGTGTCACCATGTGATTATGTATTACTTTATAAATGACTAATTATGAGACACTTAATAGTAATCAGCATACTACTCTACAAGCAttgatgtttatataaattagctAAACTTGCAGAAATTTCATTACAAACATGAAATTAAGATAGCCAACAGCAAGAGATGCTGCCTACTTGTTTAATTAAAGAAGGTTATACTCTTGAAATTGCACAATGCAACAATGAGATTAATAGTATTTGATTGGAAGTCAAACGGTAAGTAGAGTAAGGGCACATGAAACACCAAGCCAAATTAATAGATTCAAATGGGTACCTGGCTATGCGAAATTTGCTCCTTCTTGAAAGCAAACACAACAACAAGAAGGGCGAAGACTAGCGGGAAAAGCGATGGGCTGTAACTGTTCTTATCTTTTGCAACAGCTAGAATCTATTGAATTAACAAAGTAACTAATTGGAGCACAGAGAAGGCAACCTCCACCCACGCAAGTACCTTCTCAGGTCTATGTCCATATGCCGGGAAGAAAATTCTTATTGCTTTTTCCATATACATCCAACACTACTGATATTGCCTCCATGACAAGGAAAAACACAGAAAGAAACCTCCGACCCTGTGATTCATATTTAGACCGCAAACCAGGTGATTCGGATTCAAACCACCAACCCTGTGATTCAGATTCAGACCACCTCAAACCCTGTAATTCAGATTCAGACCACCTCAAAACCTGTGATTTAGATTCAGACCTGGACTGTAATTCAGATTCAAACGACCAACACTGTAATTCAGATTCCGAACACCTCAAACCCTGTAATTCAGATTCAGACCTCAAATCCTGTGATTCAGATTCAGATTCAGAGATTAAGGTTACATATAACATATacagcaataaaactatatataattaagagcGTCTTAATTTCTCAATTCATTAATCAATGAAATTACTAAATTTCTCATAATTAACCACCTGCTTCCTTCAGTAATTGGTATATCTCAATCACCAAACACTCCAATACCTAAGAAACAGTGAGATGAATACGATAAAAATTGAATGTATTTCAATTGCCCGGGATTGAAAGGGCTAGTTAAAAAccaaaagacaaagaaaataatataaaatgaaaataagtaaACTTTCATTCACCATTACCACAAGAGGGGGGCAGAGaatatgacaattaatattcattttgagAGAAGTTTTGCTATATTTTCCCACTTTCGCCAAACATCATTAACCAAGTAAAAACTTCAAATTGACTTGAAAGTTAACTGAATACAACATGGGCAACAATTGTTTAACCTATATCAGTAATGTGTGTGATTTGTATTATGCATATATCATTTAACCCAATACATGATAATTTTCTCACCGTTGTAGATGTTATACCAACCAATTCATTTGACgtgaaaaatatgaagtttaaaatttatggatatgataattatttttttacaaaagtaAAGAATGACTTACATTATGAACATAATTAGGTTATATTATGcgcataattaattattttttatgcatataataataaCTTATATTATGAGTATAATAGTTTActatttaattgtttctttttaatataattatgttttacactattaatagtttaatattatgaatataattatgatttataatttaatgtttaattatttttgcttttgaataattattaataacttacaCTCTTAGTTTATATGCTACAGTGCTTCCTTCCTGTTAAAGCACAAATGGctataataaaacataagacTGACAAGACAAATGCAGCAAAGAGAaaattctttttgctttttcgATATACATCCAACACCACTGATGTTTCCTCCATGACAAGGAAAAACACAGAAAGATGCCTCCAACCCTGTGAATAAGCTCAAAGAGTGTAACTTAGGCATAATgttttagtattatttaaaaaaaaaaaaaaaaaagaagaaacaaaataaaggcAATTccataaaatagaataaaatatttttgaaacttcaattCTCTAAATCAGCTCAAAGAGAGTTTATGGAATTTCTCTCATAGTTATTCAGAaactaaaaaatgttaaataagcTTTTTTCGAGTCAAGCCATACAACTACAGATACTCTTATAAGATGATGAGTGATGTATAAGCAAATTGTCGTTGATTTTGCTGAAAACAAACGGACCTGAGTGCCTTGGGGCATAGCATCCACCTT is part of the Mangifera indica cultivar Alphonso unplaced genomic scaffold, CATAS_Mindica_2.1 Un_0133, whole genome shotgun sequence genome and encodes:
- the LOC123208066 gene encoding uncharacterized protein LOC123208066, which translates into the protein MERYLLENFDVRPEHLSAEVLERWRNQCGIIKNPKRRFRFTANPSKRYKVDAMPQGTQDLRSESELQGLRCSESELQCWSFESELQSRSESKSQVLRWSESELQGLRWSESESQGWWFESESPGLRSKYESQGRRFLSVFFLVMEAISVVLDVYGKSNKNFLPGIWT